The sequence GGCAATTTCCATGTGGAGTTAAGCGCCTTAATTCCAGCCTTAGGAATCACCTCCTACTGGAGCGCAGATGGAACCAAGTATCACATTGAGTTTTAGATCAAACATTAAGCCTGCTGCATTCAGCCAGCAGGCTTTTTAACATAGCGTTTGTTGGTATCGAGTACCATTTGACAAATATGACAAATTAGCATAGACTATGGTTAGAAAGTAGGAAAGTCGGAAAATAGGAAAGGGGGAAAACCATGATGATAGTAGAACTGAGAGATAAATCGCAGATAACAATACCTGCTAAAATTATTAAAAACCTAGGACTTAGTGTTGGTGATAGATTTGAGATTATTGAAAAGGATGGCGGCATCTTCCTGTGTCCAGTAGTGGTATATCCGAAAGCAAAAATGAAGAAAATTGCCGAGCTAATAAGGGAGGCGGAATTGGAAAGCGATACACTGAAAACGTATGATGATGTTGACGAAATGTTTAAGGAGATAGGTATTGATCTAGATGAGATTTAAACTAAAGCCCACTAGAACGTTCAAGAAAAACCTTAAACGATTGACCAAAGTCGAACAGAAAATGGTGAGA comes from Bacillota bacterium and encodes:
- a CDS encoding AbrB/MazE/SpoVT family DNA-binding domain-containing protein; protein product: MIVELRDKSQITIPAKIIKNLGLSVGDRFEIIEKDGGIFLCPVVVYPKAKMKKIAELIREAELESDTLKTYDDVDEMFKEIGIDLDEI